From Polaribacter butkevichii, a single genomic window includes:
- a CDS encoding ABC transporter permease: MLRLLTIEFHKLKHNRASKVLSLIYFGLLTSIALIAAIKFDIGPIKFHLADMGIFNFPYIWHFNTYMASILKFFLLLVIVSMMANEYSYKTLKQNLIDGLSKKEFILSKFYTVVVFSLISTLFVFVVSLILGLMYSDYNELSIITTNLEYLIAFFIKLVGFFSMGLFFGILVKRSAFAVGAMVVWLIGESMFKGYLFWTFRSAENTSESVNSIMQFLPIEALSNLIKEPFSRLGAVKSIANQVGENFTKSYDVDFSTILIVCAWTFIFIYSSYRLLKKRDL, translated from the coding sequence ATGTTAAGACTACTAACTATAGAATTTCATAAACTTAAACACAATAGAGCCAGTAAGGTATTATCACTTATATACTTTGGGTTACTTACTTCTATTGCCTTAATTGCTGCCATAAAATTTGATATTGGTCCAATTAAATTCCATTTAGCCGATATGGGCATTTTTAATTTTCCATATATCTGGCATTTTAACACGTATATGGCTTCCATTTTAAAGTTTTTCTTATTATTGGTTATTGTTTCTATGATGGCGAATGAGTATAGTTACAAAACTTTAAAACAGAATTTAATTGATGGTTTAAGTAAAAAAGAATTTATCCTTTCTAAGTTTTATACCGTAGTTGTATTTTCATTAATTTCAACATTATTTGTTTTTGTAGTTTCTTTAATTTTAGGTTTAATGTATTCAGACTATAATGAACTGTCTATCATTACCACAAATTTAGAGTACTTAATAGCCTTTTTTATCAAACTAGTTGGCTTCTTTTCTATGGGCTTATTTTTTGGTATTTTGGTAAAACGTTCTGCTTTTGCTGTGGGTGCCATGGTGGTTTGGCTAATAGGAGAAAGCATGTTTAAAGGGTATCTATTTTGGACTTTTAGGAGTGCAGAAAACACCTCAGAATCTGTAAATAGTATTATGCAATTTCTACCTATAGAAGCATTATCTAACTTAATAAAAGAACCTTTTTCTAGATTAGGCGCTGTTAAATCTATTGCAAACCAAGTAGGCGAAAATTTCACTAAAAGTTATGATGTAGATTTTTCTACAATTCTAATAGTTTGTGCTTGGACATTTATTTTTATTTACAGCTCTTATAGACTACTAAAAAAGAGAGACTTATAA
- a CDS encoding ABC transporter ATP-binding protein yields METILSLKNLDKKYGKVHAVNNLSFDIEKGNVYGILGPNGSGKSTTLGIILNVVNRTSGEFSWFNGKLSTHQALKKVGAIIERPNFYPYMTATQNLALICKIKEISTEKINEKLTIVNLFDRKDSKFSTFSLGMKQRLAIASALLNDPEILILDEPTNGLDPQGIHEIRQIIQTIAANGTTILLASHLLDEVEKVCSHVVVIRKGVKLYAGRVDEMTASNGLFELKVATDETKLLSVLEEHPAIGKVTKDHETIIATLSNPISATELNEFLFKKGIILSHLVKRKPSLEQQFLDLTNNN; encoded by the coding sequence TTGGAAACTATCTTATCACTTAAAAATCTCGATAAAAAATACGGAAAAGTTCATGCAGTAAACAATCTTTCTTTTGATATAGAAAAAGGAAATGTTTACGGAATTTTAGGTCCAAACGGAAGTGGAAAATCTACCACTTTAGGTATTATTTTAAATGTTGTTAACAGAACTTCTGGTGAATTTTCTTGGTTTAACGGAAAACTATCCACACATCAAGCCTTAAAGAAAGTAGGTGCAATTATAGAGCGTCCTAATTTTTATCCGTACATGACGGCTACTCAAAACTTAGCTTTAATTTGTAAGATAAAAGAAATATCAACAGAAAAAATTAACGAAAAACTGACTATTGTTAACCTTTTTGACAGAAAAGATAGCAAGTTTAGTACCTTTTCTTTAGGGATGAAACAACGTTTAGCAATTGCTTCTGCCCTATTAAACGATCCTGAAATATTAATTTTAGATGAACCTACAAATGGTTTAGATCCACAAGGAATTCATGAAATTCGTCAAATAATACAAACCATTGCAGCAAACGGAACCACTATTTTATTGGCGTCTCATCTTTTAGATGAAGTAGAAAAAGTATGCTCTCATGTTGTTGTTATTAGAAAAGGTGTAAAATTATATGCAGGTCGTGTAGATGAAATGACAGCCTCTAACGGTTTGTTCGAATTAAAAGTAGCAACTGATGAAACAAAATTACTATCCGTTTTAGAAGAACACCCGGCAATTGGCAAGGTTACCAAAGACCACGAAACGATTATTGCTACGTTAAGCAATCCCATTTCTGCTACAGAACTAAATGAATTCCTCTTTAAAAAAGGAATTATTTTATCTCACTTAGTAAAGCGTAAACCAAGTTTAGAACAACAATTCTTAGATTTAACCAACAATAACTAA
- a CDS encoding IS1096 element passenger TnpR family protein, whose product MYKIRVILDTKEDVIRTILVDNNLNLEDLHATIAKSFGFGGQEMASFYRTDDEWTQGEEIPLFNMEEVGEGISMQNCILQDTLPEESNKLIYVYDFLKMWTFYVEVLEVSNEKKEDLPQIILTVGEIPSEAPEKEFVAEKLDDGFGDEEDLDDEFGHFDDDFDYNEY is encoded by the coding sequence ATGTACAAAATACGCGTAATTTTAGACACTAAAGAAGATGTAATTAGAACAATTTTAGTTGACAACAACTTAAATTTAGAAGATTTACACGCCACAATTGCTAAATCTTTTGGTTTTGGAGGTCAAGAGATGGCTTCTTTTTACAGAACCGATGATGAATGGACGCAAGGTGAAGAAATTCCGTTATTTAATATGGAAGAAGTTGGCGAAGGTATTTCTATGCAAAATTGTATTTTACAGGATACTTTACCAGAAGAAAGCAACAAGTTAATTTACGTGTACGATTTCTTAAAAATGTGGACTTTCTATGTTGAAGTTTTGGAGGTTTCTAACGAGAAAAAAGAAGATTTACCGCAAATTATTTTAACTGTTGGCGAAATACCAAGTGAAGCTCCTGAAAAAGAATTTGTTGCCGAAAAATTAGACGATGGTTTTGGTGATGAAGAAGACCTTGATGATGAATTTGGTCATTTTGATGATGATTTCGATTATAACGAATACTAG
- a CDS encoding PaaI family thioesterase → MDTTAILKAFNESSKNTLMETLDIEYVALGDDFLTAKMPVNSRVHQPYGQLHGGATAALAESVGSAASNFFIDSKTQFVNGIQLSINHIKSKREGVVFATARNIHKGRTTHLWEVTIVDENDDLISVAKMTNIVLTKK, encoded by the coding sequence ATGGATACAACTGCAATTTTAAAAGCGTTTAACGAGAGTTCTAAAAACACATTAATGGAAACGCTTGATATTGAATATGTTGCTCTTGGTGATGATTTTTTAACAGCAAAAATGCCTGTAAATTCTAGGGTTCATCAACCTTATGGGCAATTGCATGGTGGGGCAACTGCGGCTTTAGCAGAAAGTGTTGGTAGTGCAGCTTCTAATTTTTTTATTGATAGTAAAACCCAGTTTGTAAACGGAATTCAATTATCTATAAACCATATAAAAAGCAAGCGAGAAGGTGTTGTTTTTGCCACCGCAAGGAATATTCATAAGGGTAGAACCACGCATTTATGGGAAGTTACAATTGTAGATGAAAATGACGATTTAATTTCTGTAGCTAAAATGACGAATATTGTTTTAACTAAAAAATAA
- a CDS encoding chorismate-binding protein: MPFVAYRKPNSLSISGFFMDDNTLNFTSEFIETGFVFAPFKSEENAVLFPLKNAEFINEHILIEEDFSFNTIFEHATNSDKEKHIHLVEKTLDEINNNELKKVVVSRKEEVLLSEFDVLITFKKLLKTYANAFVYVWFHPKVGLWFGATPETLLTISDHNFTTMSLAGTQVYVDTNEVIWKSKELEEQQLVTDFIQNQLEPITSNLKIDKTETVKAGNLLHLRSSVEGHLNKSSNLKELIRKLHPTPAVCGLPREKATLFINQNENYKRTFYTGFLGELNFEDKNSSLFVNLRCMCIDGKKAFVYVGGGITKDSNAKKEWEETVAKTTTIKKVL; this comes from the coding sequence ATGCCTTTTGTAGCCTATAGAAAACCAAATTCATTATCAATTTCTGGTTTTTTTATGGATGACAACACATTAAATTTTACTTCAGAATTTATAGAAACCGGATTTGTCTTTGCGCCTTTTAAAAGTGAAGAAAATGCTGTTTTATTTCCTCTTAAAAATGCAGAATTTATCAATGAGCATATCTTAATAGAAGAAGATTTTTCTTTTAATACTATTTTTGAACATGCTACTAATTCTGATAAAGAAAAACACATTCACCTTGTAGAAAAAACGCTCGATGAAATTAATAATAATGAGCTTAAGAAAGTAGTAGTTTCTAGAAAAGAGGAGGTTTTATTAAGTGAGTTTGATGTGTTAATTACATTTAAAAAACTTTTAAAAACCTATGCAAATGCATTTGTGTATGTATGGTTTCATCCAAAGGTTGGTTTGTGGTTTGGCGCCACACCAGAAACGTTGTTAACTATTTCTGATCATAATTTTACAACAATGTCTTTGGCAGGAACTCAAGTTTATGTGGATACTAATGAGGTTATTTGGAAATCGAAAGAGTTAGAAGAACAGCAATTAGTTACAGATTTTATTCAAAATCAATTAGAACCAATAACAAGTAATTTAAAAATTGATAAAACAGAAACTGTAAAAGCAGGGAACTTATTACATTTAAGAAGCAGCGTAGAAGGTCATTTAAATAAGAGTTCAAATTTAAAAGAATTGATTAGAAAATTGCATCCAACGCCTGCGGTTTGTGGTTTGCCTAGAGAAAAGGCAACTTTGTTTATCAACCAAAACGAAAATTATAAAAGAACATTTTATACTGGTTTTTTAGGTGAATTAAATTTTGAAGATAAAAACTCATCACTTTTTGTAAACCTAAGGTGCATGTGTATAGATGGTAAAAAAGCTTTTGTTTATGTAGGTGGTGGTATAACTAAAGATAGCAATGCAAAAAAAGAATGGGAAGAAACCGTTGCTAAAACAACAACTATTAAAAAAGTACTCTAA
- a CDS encoding PUR family DNA/RNA-binding protein — protein MAERAERVEQEEIFSQVLRAGRRTYFFDVRATKADDYYLTVTESKKFTHDDGSFHYQKHKIYLYKEDFTDFQEMLGKATDYILNEKGSEVISERHQKDFKKEEEIETTDVKKSTESFTDVSFDDI, from the coding sequence ATGGCAGAGAGAGCAGAGAGAGTTGAACAAGAAGAAATCTTTTCACAAGTATTAAGAGCAGGAAGAAGAACTTACTTTTTTGATGTAAGAGCAACAAAAGCAGATGATTATTACTTAACTGTTACAGAAAGTAAAAAGTTTACACATGATGATGGTAGCTTTCACTACCAAAAACACAAAATTTACCTTTACAAAGAAGATTTTACTGATTTTCAAGAAATGTTAGGCAAAGCAACAGATTACATTTTAAATGAAAAAGGTAGCGAAGTAATTAGTGAACGCCATCAAAAAGACTTTAAAAAGGAAGAAGAAATTGAAACTACAGACGTTAAAAAATCTACAGAAAGTTTTACAGACGTTTCTTTTGATGATATATAA